One genomic window of Conger conger chromosome 7, fConCon1.1, whole genome shotgun sequence includes the following:
- the styxl1 gene encoding serine/threonine/tyrosine-interacting-like protein 1 isoform X2 → MHELKTNTTRAMSSLQEEQNGGQLAHCSFQDATGRFVMPADVEVESLRYSVVYDSNSCSLQDSGPAIECADTLAKTSRHPVHVLKGGYERFSALYPFLRTQKILYTLQELENLQPYPVEILLGQLYMGDYRQAINQHMHKQLKLRALVNVSEVASDVFESSACAVFRIPVADSIEMDLYGFFEKACEFIDTHLNAGSAVLIFSSHGISRCSALTIAFLIHHLKSTLMESWAHVLKCKTNMRPNRGFVRQLSDWELHTLGHRETDIAEPGY, encoded by the exons ATGCACGAACTAAAGACGAATACAACGAGAGCCATGTCATCACTGCAAGAAGAGCAAAATGG TGGGCAACTGGCTCACTGCTCTTTTCAGGATGCCACGGGGAGGTTTGTAATGCCTGCTGATGTGGAGGTTGAAAGCTTGAGGTATAGTGTGGTGTATGATAGTAACAGCTGCTCCCTACAGGATTCAG GTCCTGCTATTGAGTGTGCTGACACTCTGGCGAAAACGAGCCGGCATCCTGTTCATGTTCTAAAAGGAGGCTACGAGAGGTTCTCAGCGCTGTACCCTTTCCTCCGAACACAGAAAATTCTTTACACCCTCCAG GAACTGGAGAACTTGCAGCCCTATCCAGTTGAGATCCTTCTTGGCCAGCTGTATATGGGTGATTACAGACAGGCAATCAATCAGCACATGCATAAGCAGCTCAAACTGAGAGCCCTCGTCAATGTCTCGGAAGTTGCCAGTGATGT ATTTGAGAGCAGCGCCTGTGCAGTTTTCCGCATTCCTGTGGCAGATTCCATAGAGATGGATCTGTATGGCTTTTTTGAGAAGGCTTGTGAGTTTATTG ACACCCACCTCAATGCTGGCTCTGCAGTCCTCATATTTTCAAGTCATGGCATTAGCCGTTGTAGTGCATTGACAATAGCCTTCCTTATTCATCACCTGAAATCTACACTGATG GAAAGCTGGGCACACGTGTTGAAATGCAAAACCAACATGAGGCCAAACCGGGGGTTTGTGCGGCAGCTGTCTGACTGGGAGCTGCACACACTGGGGCACAGAGAGACGGATATCGCAGAACCTGGCTACTGA